The DNA window TGCGAACTTGTTGCGTAGCAGTATTCACAACCCATTAAGCAAGTATCGTTCATTCCAATATCTTTGCTAATCATACATCCACATTCAAGCCGCTGCGATTTGTCTTTCTTAAATGTTAAGTCTATTTCAAATTCATCTTGTAAAATTCTATCGTCGATGCATTTGCTAGGTTGTATTCCCAAGTAGCTAAAGTTTTTTGCTTCTGCACAGCTTTCTACTTCCATTCCGTTTTTGCTTGCGGTTTCGACAATTACTTTCAAAAGCTTTTCGACTTCAGGTTTTTCAATTTGGTTTTCTTCATAGTTTGTGCCAAGCTTGTTCAATCTTCGCAATGTTTTTTTGTAATTATCTACAATGCTGATGACTACTCGTTTTGTGCAGCCGGCAAGAGAGCTGCAAATGTTTGTAAAGTTTTTGATGTGGAAGTTTAAATCAAGGTCATCTGTAAAAAGAATCGGGTCGTAGCGCCAAATTACTTTTCCTTTGCCAATTCTTTGAGCAAGTTCTTTGAAGCATTTAATTGCTGTTTCAAGACTTGGATTGTACGGCTCGTAGTTTCTTGGAAAATTGTTGATAGTAAATTGGAAATAATAGTTGTATTTTTTTTCATTAAGCAAGTGAAGTCTTTTCATAAGCGGATAAGCGTTGCGAGTCCAAAATACGATTGCAGTAACTTTACTTGAAGTTAAGTCCACAAATGAAATTTGCTTTGAATTGAATGGATTGGGAACCGTACAAAATCCTTCTTCAATTCTATTGCAGAACCATTCGGAGTAGTAAGCGGGAATATCTGTTCTACGGCTTGCTGAGATGATCATACTTTTAAAATATATTTTTCTAAAAAATCAAGTTTACAAACTCACTTGATAAGAACGTCCCAGCAAATGAAATTCTTTTGTCTTTTCTTGCTCAAGCTTACTTTTAATCTGCTCAAAATTTCTTACCGTATCTTGAGAATATAGACGTTCGCCGCATTTCATACATACTTCTGCTTTTACTTTAACCACTGCGGTATTATTGCCTCCGCGTAAAAGTTTTTTCAACCTCTTTTTCTGCCAAATCATTACCACAAATAGGGCATTTATTAAAAGGCATCATTTTTT is part of the Ignavibacteria bacterium genome and encodes:
- a CDS encoding DUF1848 domain-containing protein, which produces MIISASRRTDIPAYYSEWFCNRIEEGFCTVPNPFNSKQISFVDLTSSKVTAIVFWTRNAYPLMKRLHLLNEKKYNYYFQFTINNFPRNYEPYNPSLETAIKCFKELAQRIGKGKVIWRYDPILFTDDLDLNFHIKNFTNICSSLAGCTKRVVISIVDNYKKTLRRLNKLGTNYEENQIEKPEVEKLLKVIVETASKNGMEVESCAEAKNFSYLGIQPSKCIDDRILQDEFEIDLTFKKDKSQRLECGCMISKDIGMNDTCLMGCEYCYATSSHSKAVRNKKIHDKIFSSQIPY